Proteins from one Mixophyes fleayi isolate aMixFle1 chromosome 9, aMixFle1.hap1, whole genome shotgun sequence genomic window:
- the LOC142101636 gene encoding uncharacterized protein LOC142101636: MIYSSLTSLLSLYLPASHIQPFHILPPPHSPLSLPIPLPISLLSSLLCLWAPDLTCCPLFYILLSPPFPHSHHFPLVPFAALLSASVCSYLPPPSLSPQLIFSLRSLLPSASPTHKPPYLPHLHSSPTSCSPAPRLLSADKSPLISASRPIQTLSSCHSPRSLSYSPLQTSNPNNLIHISSLPSLPLSCGLWNARSVCNKLTSIHDLFISRSFNLLAIPETWLSPEDTTSPAALSFGGCPSPTHPDLGSGKVVALAYFSPPAVLFGFFPLNPPSLFPPTLYPPIPPSPPSYCCYLPSCWSCLPIS; encoded by the coding sequence atgatttactcctctctcacttctctcctctccctctatctcccTGCTTCCCATAttcaacctttccatattcttcctcctcctcactcccccctctcacttcccatccccctccctatttcactcctctcttctcttctgtgcctctgggcccctgatctaacatGCTGCCCTCTCTTCTAtattctcctctctcctccctttccccactcacaccatttccctcttgtccccttcgctgctcttctctcagcgtcagtctgctcctacctaccacctccctctctttccccccagctaatcttctccctcaggtcactcctaccttctgcctctcccactcataaacccccttatctgccccatctccactcctcccctacctcatgctcccctgcccctcgtctcctgtctgctgacaaatcccctcttatttctgcgtCTCGTCCAATTCaaaccctctcttcctgtcattcccctcgctccttatcatactcacccttgcagacgagcaaccccaataatctcatccacatctcttctcttccctcccttccactatcctgtggtctctggaatgccagatcagtctgtaacaaattgacctctatccatgatctctttatctctagatccttcaacctgcttgccatccctgaaacctggctatcccctgaggacactacctctccagctgctctctctttcgggggctgtccttctcccacacacccagacctggggagcggcaaggtggtggcgttggcatacttctctcctcctgctgttcttttcgggttcttccccctgaaccctccctctctttttcctcctacactctatccgcctattccacccagtccaccttcgtattgctgttatctaccatcctgctggtcctgtctcccaatttcttga